The following proteins are encoded in a genomic region of Pungitius pungitius chromosome 17, fPunPun2.1, whole genome shotgun sequence:
- the LOC134107076 gene encoding uncharacterized protein LOC134107076 isoform X1, with amino-acid sequence MAALPLSTQSGPHSLLGLGSQHGKEQTGHKDPDYLKSMLNYVLDHRDETVILKNPAGAILTIGDLDETIYRGKEDVLNGWNKFYLPDIVSMQVFGVVKGTSCPEDHLVLMTCEDQKVYAYDGEELHLVASSLKQLLDEGIQYPADKSYYNGEAFPDTDWDEVRKGEVGRRLDQEHLKLVTANKSEFLKNLRSIKLKKDGS; translated from the exons ATGGCGGCTCTTCCACTAAGCACACA GAGTGGACCTCACTCGCTTCTTGGTCTTGGGAGCCAGCACGGCAAAGAACAGACAGGACACAAag ATCCAGACTACCTGAAATCGATGTTGAATTATGTGTTGGACCACAGAGATGAGACGGTCATCTTGAAGAACCCAGCTGGTGCCATTTTGACGATTGGAGACCTCGATGAAACCATCtacagagggaaggaggacgTGCTGAATGGGTGGAACAAATTCTACCTTCCAGATATCGTAAGCATGCAGGTCTTTGGTGTGGTGAAGGGAACTTCGTGCCCAGAGGACCATCTGGTTCTGATGACCTGTGAGGACCAGAAGGTGTACGCCTACGATGGAGAGGAGCTGCATTTGGTGGCTTCAAGCCTGAAGCAGCTTCTTGACGAGGGAATCCAGTATCCAGCAGACAAGTCGTACTACAATGGAGAAGCCTTCCCAGACACG GACTGGGATGAAGTGAGGAAGGGCGAAGTGGGGAGAAGATTGGACCAAGAGCATCTCAAACTGGTGACCGCAAATAAGTCAGAATTCCTGAAGAATCTCCGATCCATCAAACTCAAAAAAGATGGTTCCTGA
- the LOC134107072 gene encoding uncharacterized protein LOC134107072 isoform X1 yields the protein MWSFTSCFVVHLLRTQPWILKSKVKEDRLKHAESFRRTAYELIFKMNKLNKLINEAPGETTHLLDEMLHSIFFLGKVNKPPFSPESILMDDEMLGDLRKKFPRAFELFSSHLPRRSPFSCVLDMIVHLNGPKNEREILRALRSLIIDLNLGYSRDLISSTICVSHRTDIEDPDKFYGVSMAVPGRSPRQRIISASCLYYWDECVAGAVLTYYPDNKMKPDYDGTIQLPQGVRCQAFSLSKEEETPPCKLCSDLFGLTSDSEEGKLYGNCAEAESLSKLFKNDPEIKKQVQLKSGNNLDGRVKYEKKTRKRLFDFLIERDCDCAFYPFRKMKAEDRIDE from the exons ATGTGGAGCTTCACTTCTTGCTTTGTGGTTCATTTACTGAGGACTCAGCCATG GATCCTCAAGAGCAAAGTAAAAG AAGATAGACTGAAGCATGCGGAATCTTTCAGACGGACTGCTTATGAGCTcatctttaaaatgaataagCTGAATAAGCTGATTAACGAAGCTCCTGGTGAAACCACACATTTACTGGATGAG ATGCTTCacagcattttctttttggggAAAGTCAACAAGCCGCCATTTTCTCCAGAAAGCATCCTGATGGATGACGAGATGTTAGGGGATTTGAGGAAGAAGTTCCCTCGGGCCtttgaacttttctcctctcacCTACCCAGACGGAGTCCATTTTCATGTGTGCTGGACATG ATTGTCCACCTGAATGGAccaaaaaatgaaagagaaatacTCCGTGCCCTACGAAGTCTCATCATTGACCTGAACCTCGGTTACTCAAGGGATCTGATCTCCTCCACCATCTGTGTCTCGCACAGAACCGACATCGAAGATCCAGACAAGTTCTACGGAGTCTCCATGGCCGTTCCTGGTCGTAGTCCTCGGCAACGCATCATCTCTGCGTCCTGTCTCTACTACTGGGACGAGTGTGTAGCTGGTGCAGTGCTGACCTACTATCCAGACAATAAAATGAAACCAGATTATGATGGAACCATCCAGCTTCCACAGGGGGTCAGGTGCCAGGCGTTTAGCCTCAGCAAGGAAGAAGAAACTCCTCCGTGCAAGTTATGTAGCgatttgtttggtttgacaAGTGACTCTGAAGAGGGGAAGCTCTACGGCAACTGTGCAGAGGCTGAAAGTTTGAGCAAATTGTTCAAAAATGACCCTGAAATCAAAAAGCAAGTACAACTAAAATCTGGCAATAACTTAGACGGCAGGgttaaatatgaaaagaaaacgagGAAAAGACTTTTTGATTTCCTAATAGAGAGGGACTGTGACTGCGCTTTCTACCCATTCAGAAAAATGAAGGCTGAAGATCGTATTGATGAGTAG
- the LOC134107072 gene encoding uncharacterized protein LOC134107072 isoform X2, translating to MDPQEQSKRAEDRLKHAESFRRTAYELIFKMNKLNKLINEAPGETTHLLDEMLHSIFFLGKVNKPPFSPESILMDDEMLGDLRKKFPRAFELFSSHLPRRSPFSCVLDMIVHLNGPKNEREILRALRSLIIDLNLGYSRDLISSTICVSHRTDIEDPDKFYGVSMAVPGRSPRQRIISASCLYYWDECVAGAVLTYYPDNKMKPDYDGTIQLPQGVRCQAFSLSKEEETPPCKLCSDLFGLTSDSEEGKLYGNCAEAESLSKLFKNDPEIKKQVQLKSGNNLDGRVKYEKKTRKRLFDFLIERDCDCAFYPFRKMKAEDRIDE from the exons ATG GATCCTCAAGAGCAAAGTAAAAG AGCAGAAGATAGACTGAAGCATGCGGAATCTTTCAGACGGACTGCTTATGAGCTcatctttaaaatgaataagCTGAATAAGCTGATTAACGAAGCTCCTGGTGAAACCACACATTTACTGGATGAG ATGCTTCacagcattttctttttggggAAAGTCAACAAGCCGCCATTTTCTCCAGAAAGCATCCTGATGGATGACGAGATGTTAGGGGATTTGAGGAAGAAGTTCCCTCGGGCCtttgaacttttctcctctcacCTACCCAGACGGAGTCCATTTTCATGTGTGCTGGACATG ATTGTCCACCTGAATGGAccaaaaaatgaaagagaaatacTCCGTGCCCTACGAAGTCTCATCATTGACCTGAACCTCGGTTACTCAAGGGATCTGATCTCCTCCACCATCTGTGTCTCGCACAGAACCGACATCGAAGATCCAGACAAGTTCTACGGAGTCTCCATGGCCGTTCCTGGTCGTAGTCCTCGGCAACGCATCATCTCTGCGTCCTGTCTCTACTACTGGGACGAGTGTGTAGCTGGTGCAGTGCTGACCTACTATCCAGACAATAAAATGAAACCAGATTATGATGGAACCATCCAGCTTCCACAGGGGGTCAGGTGCCAGGCGTTTAGCCTCAGCAAGGAAGAAGAAACTCCTCCGTGCAAGTTATGTAGCgatttgtttggtttgacaAGTGACTCTGAAGAGGGGAAGCTCTACGGCAACTGTGCAGAGGCTGAAAGTTTGAGCAAATTGTTCAAAAATGACCCTGAAATCAAAAAGCAAGTACAACTAAAATCTGGCAATAACTTAGACGGCAGGgttaaatatgaaaagaaaacgagGAAAAGACTTTTTGATTTCCTAATAGAGAGGGACTGTGACTGCGCTTTCTACCCATTCAGAAAAATGAAGGCTGAAGATCGTATTGATGAGTAG
- the LOC134107076 gene encoding uncharacterized protein LOC134107076 isoform X2, which produces MAALPLSTQSGPHSLLGLGSQHGKEQTGHKDPDYLKSMLNYVLDHRDETVILKNPAGAILTIGDLDETIYRGKEDVLNGWNKFYLPDIVSMQVFGVVKGTSCPEDHLVLMTCEDQKVYAYDGEELHLVASSLKQLLDEGIQYPADKSYYNGEAFPDTDWDEVRKGEVGKRLDEEHLKLVTANKSEFLKNLRSIKTGACK; this is translated from the exons ATGGCGGCTCTTCCACTAAGCACACA GAGTGGACCTCACTCGCTTCTTGGTCTTGGGAGCCAGCACGGCAAAGAACAGACAGGACACAAag ATCCAGACTACCTGAAATCGATGTTGAATTATGTGTTGGACCACAGAGATGAGACGGTCATCTTGAAGAACCCAGCTGGTGCCATTTTGACGATTGGAGACCTCGATGAAACCATCtacagagggaaggaggacgTGCTGAATGGGTGGAACAAATTCTACCTTCCAGATATCGTAAGCATGCAGGTCTTTGGTGTGGTGAAGGGAACTTCGTGCCCAGAGGACCATCTGGTTCTGATGACCTGTGAGGACCAGAAGGTGTACGCCTACGATGGAGAGGAGCTGCATTTGGTGGCTTCAAGCCTGAAGCAGCTTCTTGACGAGGGAATCCAGTATCCAGCAGACAAGTCGTACTACAATGGAGAAGCCTTCCCAGACACG GACTGGGATGAAGTGCGGAAGGGCGAAGTTGGGAAAAGATTGGACGAAGAGCATCTCAAACTGGTGACAGCAAATAAGTCAGAATTCCTGAAGAATCTCCGATCCATCAAAACAG GAGCATGCAAATGA
- the LOC134107076 gene encoding uncharacterized protein LOC134107076 isoform X3, with translation MAALPLSTQSGPHSLLGLGSQHGKEQTGHKDPDYLKSMLNYVLDHRDETVILKNPAGAILTIGDLDETIYRGKEDVLNGWNKFYLPDIVSMQVFGVVKGTSCPEDHLVLMTCEDQKVYAYDGEELHLVASSLKQLLDEGIQYPADKSYYNGEAFPDTDWDEVRKGEVGKRLDEEHLKLVTANKSEFLKNLRSIKTACK, from the exons ATGGCGGCTCTTCCACTAAGCACACA GAGTGGACCTCACTCGCTTCTTGGTCTTGGGAGCCAGCACGGCAAAGAACAGACAGGACACAAag ATCCAGACTACCTGAAATCGATGTTGAATTATGTGTTGGACCACAGAGATGAGACGGTCATCTTGAAGAACCCAGCTGGTGCCATTTTGACGATTGGAGACCTCGATGAAACCATCtacagagggaaggaggacgTGCTGAATGGGTGGAACAAATTCTACCTTCCAGATATCGTAAGCATGCAGGTCTTTGGTGTGGTGAAGGGAACTTCGTGCCCAGAGGACCATCTGGTTCTGATGACCTGTGAGGACCAGAAGGTGTACGCCTACGATGGAGAGGAGCTGCATTTGGTGGCTTCAAGCCTGAAGCAGCTTCTTGACGAGGGAATCCAGTATCCAGCAGACAAGTCGTACTACAATGGAGAAGCCTTCCCAGACACG GACTGGGATGAAGTGCGGAAGGGCGAAGTTGGGAAAAGATTGGACGAAGAGCATCTCAAACTGGTGACAGCAAATAAGTCAGAATTCCTGAAGAATCTCCGATCCATCAAAACAG CATGCAAATGA
- the LOC134107074 gene encoding uncharacterized protein LOC134107074 isoform X1, giving the protein MASLPLSTQSGPHSLLGLGSQHGKEQAGHKDPRYLKSMLNYVLDHRDQTVILKNPAGAILTIGDLNDTIYRDKKIVVNGWNKFYLKDIVSMQVFGVVKGTSCPEDHLVLMTCEDQKVYAYDGEVLHLVASSWKQLLDEGFQYPADTSYYKGEAFKDTDWDEVRKGEVGRRLDQEHLKLVTANKSEFLKNLRSIKTVFSPGACK; this is encoded by the exons ATGGCGTCTCTTCCACTAAGCACACA GAGTGGACCTCACTCGCTTCTTGGTCTTGGGAGCCAGCACGGCAAAGAACAGGCAGGACACAAag ATCCACGCTACCTGAAATCGATGTTGAATTATGTGTTGGACCACAGAGATCAGACGGTCATCTTGAAGAACCCAGCTGGTGCCATTTTGACGATTGGAGACCTCAATGATACCATCTACAGAGATAAAAAGATCGTGGTGAATGGGTGGAACAAATTCTACCTTAAAGATATCGTAAGCATGCAGGTCTTTGGCGTGGTGAAGGGAACTTCGTGCCCAGAGGACCATCTGGTTCTGATGACCTGTGAGGACCAGAAGGTGTACGCCTACGATGGAGAGGTGCTGCATTTGGTGGCTTCAAGCTGGAAGCAGCTACTTGACGAGGGATTCCAGTATCCAGCAGACACGTCGTACTACAAAGGAGAAGCCTTCAAAGACACT GACTGGGATGAAGTGCGGAAGGGGGAAGTGGGGAGAAGATTGGACCAAGAGCATCTCAAACTGGTGACAGCAAATAAGTCAGAATTCCTGAAGAATCTCCGATCCATCAAAACAG TCTTTTCTCCAGGAGCATGCAAATGA
- the LOC134107138 gene encoding uncharacterized protein LOC134107138, giving the protein MVKNITAICKLGGFNLTKWISNSREVLLEISEEQRSKNFKELDLDRDKLPVERALGLHWCIETDAFKFKFNIREQPHTRRGMLSMISSVYDPLGFLAPFTIPAKIILQDLCRLKCGWDDSVPQSVQQKWNKWMEDLESVGSFKVSRCLKPKDFGHVISAQLHHFSDASESAYGTVTYIRLQNSKNQVHIAFVLGKARVAPLKQVTIPRLELTAATVAVKVDKMLSSELQLPLEEPQFWTDSTSVLKYIKNEDKRFQTFVANRISVIREASQVSQWRYIPSAQNPADDASRGLKFEHLTRE; this is encoded by the exons ATggtaaaaaacattacagctaTCTGCAAGTTAGGGGGTTTTAATCTCACAAAGTGGATCAGCAATAGCCGTGAGGTGCTATTAGAGATTTCCGAAGAACAAAGATCCAAGAACTTCAAGGAGTTGGATCTAGACAGGGATAAATTGCCAGTTGAACGGGCCCTTGGACTACATTGGTGCATCGAGACGGACGCcttcaaatttaaatttaacatcCGAGAACAACCACATACAAGACGTGGGATGTTATCCATGATCAGTTCTGTCTACGATCCTTTAGGTTTCTTAGCACCTTTCACAATCCCAGCTAAGATAATTCTGCAGGACTTGTGTCGCTTGAAGTGTGGTTGGGATGATTCAGTACCCCAAAGCGTTCAACAGAAATGGAACAAATGGATGGAAGATCTCGAGAGTGTGGGAAGTTTCAAGGTCAGCAGGTGCTTAAAACCTAAAGACTTTGGCCATGTCATATCTGCTCAGTTGCATCACTTCTCTGATGCCAGTGAAAGTGCATACGGAACGGTTACATATATCCGGTTgcaaaacagtaaaaaccaGGTCCATATTGCATTCGTACTTGGAAAGGCAAGGGTTGCCCCACTGAAACAAGTGACCATCCCTCGTTTGGAGCTCACAGCTGCTACTGTAGCTGTTAAGGTGGACAAGATGCTGAGTTCAGAGCTGCAGCTTCCTTTGGAAGAGCCACAATTCTGGACCGACAGTACATCTGTACTAAAGTATATAAAAAATGAGGACAAaagatttcaaacatttgtcgCCAATAGAATATCAGTTATTAGAGAGGCGTCACAAGTGTCACAATGGAGATACATTCCCTCAGCTCAAAATCCAGCGGATGATGCTTCAAGGGGATTAAAGTTTGAACATTTA ACTCGGGAGTAA
- the LOC119219475 gene encoding uncharacterized protein LOC119219475: MGDSSPREEDFLETQDPFRQNAFKLISKMIELTKEAPGDTTHLLDEMFHSIFFVGKVNEPPFSPESILMDDDLLRDLRPLFPRAFELFSSHLPRRSPFSCVLDMIVHLNGPKNEREILRALRSLIIDLNLGYSRDLISSTICVSHRTDIEDPDKFYGVSMAVPGRSPRQRIISASCLYYWDECVAGAVLTYYPDNKMKPDYDGTIQLPQGVRCQAFSLSKEEETPPCKLCRDLFGLTSDSEEGKLYGNCAEAESLSKLFKNDPEIKKQVQLKSGNNLDGRVKYEKKTRKRLFDFLIEKDCDCAFYPFRKMKAEDRIDE, encoded by the exons ATG GGGGATTCTTCTCCTAG aGAAGAGGACTTTCTGGAAACTCAGGATCCTTTCAGACAGAATGCTTTTAAGCTCATCTCTAAAATGATTGAGCTGACTAAAGAAGCTCCTGGTGATACCACACATTTACTGGATGAG ATGTTTCACAGCATTTTCTTTGTGGGGAAAGTCAACGAGCCGCCATTTTCTCCAGAAAGCATCCTGATGGATGACGACTTGTTAAGGGATTTGAGGCCGTTGTTCCCTCGGGCCTTTGAACTCTTCTCCTCTCACCTACCCAGACGGAGTCCATTTTCATGTGTGCTGGACATG ATTGTCCACCTGAATGGAccaaaaaatgaaagagaaatacTCCGTGCCCTACGAAGTCTCATCATTGACCTGAACCTCGGTTACTCAAGGGATCTGATCTCCTCCACCATCTGTGTCTCGCACAGAACCGACATCGAAGATCCAGACAAGTTCTACGGAGTCTCCATGGCCGTTCCTGGTCGTAGTCCTCGGCAACGCATCATCTCTGCGTCCTGTCTCTACTACTGGGACGAGTGTGTAGCTGGTGCAGTGCTGACCTACTATCCAGACAATAAAATGAAACCAGATTATGATGGAACCATCCAGCTTCCACAGGGGGTCAGGTGCCAGGCGTTTAGCCTCAGCAAGGAAGAAGAAACTCCTCCGTGCAAGTTATGTAGGgatttgtttggtttgacaAGTGACTCTGAAGAGGGGAAGCTCTACGGCAACTGTGCAGAGGCTGAAAGTTTGAGCAAATTGTTCAAAAATGACCCTGAAATCAAAAAGCAAGTACAACTCAAATCTGGCAATAACTTAGACGGCAGGgttaaatatgaaaagaaaacgagGAAAAGACTTTTTGATTTCCTAATAGAGAAGGACTGTGACTGCGCTTTCTACCCATTCAGAAAAATGAAGGCTGAAGATCGTATTGATGAGTAG
- the LOC134107074 gene encoding uncharacterized protein LOC134107074 isoform X2 → MAALPLSTQSGPHSLLGLGSQHGKEQTGHKDPDYLKSMLNYVLDHRDETVILKNPAGAILTIGDLNETIYRDKKNVVNGWNKFYLPDIVSMQVLGLVKGTSCPEDHLVLMTCEDQKVYAYDGEVLHLVASSWKQLFDEGFQYPADKSYYKGDAFPDTDWDEVRKGKVGRRLDEEHLKLVTANKSEFLKNLRSIKTACK, encoded by the exons ATGGCGGCTCTTCCACTAAGCACACA GAGTGGACCTCACTCGCTTCTTGGTCTTGGGAGCCAGCACGGCAAAGAACAGACAGGACACAAag ATCCAGACTACCTGAAATCGATGTTGAATTATGTGTTGGACCACAGAGATGAGACGGTCATCTTGAAGAACCCAGCTGGTGCCATTTTGACGATTGGAGACCTCAATGAAACCATCTACAGAGATAAAAAGAACGTGGTGAATGGGTGGAACAAATTCTACCTTCCAGATATCGTAAGCATGCAGGTCTTGGGCCTGGTGAAGGGAACTTCGTGCCCAGAGGACCATCTGGTTCTGATGACCTGTGAGGACCAGAAGGTGTACGCCTATGATGGAGAGGTGCTGCATTTGGTGGCTTCAAGCTGGAAGCAGCTATTTGACGAGGGATTCCAGTATCCAGCAGACAAGTCGTACTACAAAGGAGATGCCTTCCCAGACACG GACTGGGATGAAGTGAGGAAGGGCAAAGTGGGGAGAAGATTGGACGAAGAGCATCTCAAACTGGTGACAGCAAATAAGTCAGAATTCCTGAAGAATCTCCGATCCATCAAAACAG CATGCAAATGA
- the rpl14 gene encoding 60S ribosomal protein L14 produces MVFKRFVEIGRVAYISFGPHNGKLVAIVDVIDQNRALVDGPCTGVKRQSMPFKCMQLTDYVIKVPHSARQKFVRRAWEKAEVNQKWEQSSWAKKIEARKKRANMSDFDRYKVMKAKRMRNKIIKHEVKKLQKQAAKK; encoded by the exons ATG GTGTTCAAACGCTTCGTTGAGATCGGCCGTGTTGCCTACATCTCTTTCGGACCCCACAACGGCAAGTTGGTGGCCATCGTAGACGTCATCGACCAAAACAGG GCTCTTGTTGATGGTCCCTGCACAGGCGTGAAGAGGCAATCCATGCCTTTCAAGTGCATGCAGCTCACAGACTACGTCATCAAAGTACCTCACAG TGCCCGCCAGAAGTTTGTGAGGAGAGCGTGGGAGAAGGCAGAGGTCAACCAGAAGTGGGAACAAAGCAGCTGGGCCAAGAAGATCGAGGCGAGAAAGAAG AGAGCCAACATGTCTGACTTTGACCGCTACAAGGTGATGAAGGCCAAGAGGATG AGGAACAAGATCATCAAGCACGAGGTGAAGAAGCTCCAGAAGCAGGCAGCAAAGAAGTGA